TAATATTCACGGAACGCTCGTTTCTATTCATGTCCTTGGCATATCCGGCAGTATTAAAGGCGCAACGGAAAAGTTTATACAACAATCACTCGTTAAAGAGTCAGAACCCGAAAAAAGGATAAAGAAATAAAGAATATAAGTAATTACGGTTTTTCATATATAAGGAGATGATATAATGCAAATGGCACCACAAATGGGATATGACAGGGCAATCACTGTTTTTAGTCCTGATGGAAGATTATTTCAGGTAGAATATGCTCGCGAAGCAGTTAAACGCGGAACAACGGCAGTTGGAGTAAAGGCCGTTGATGGGGTGGCACTTCTGGTCGATAAGCGTGTTACGAGTAAATTACTTGAAGCTGAATCAATTGAAAAAATATTCCAGATCGATGATCATATAGGAGCTGCCACATCAGGTCTTGTTGCAGACGCCAGGGCTCTCATTGATCGCGCCCGCGTTGAAGCCCAGATAAATAAAGTTACTTATGATGAACTCATAGGCGTTGAGGTTCTCTCAAAGAAAATATGCGACTTCAAACAATCATATACACAATACGGTGGTGTCAGGCCTTTCGGGACAGCTCTCCTTATCGCAGGTGTTGATGACCATCGTGCGCGCCTTTTTGAAACAGACCCAAGCGGCGCCCTGCTTGAATATAAGGCCACAAGCATTGGTTCGGGAAGAACAGAGACCATGGAGGTCTTCGAGAAGAAATATACAGATGATATAAAGCTGGAAGATGCAATTATCCTTGGCCTGGATGCACTTCACAGCACGACTGAGGGAGTTTTTAACGCTTCTACTATCGAAGTCGGTATAATAGAACTTTCAACCAGGAAATTCAGGAAACTCACCCCGGCGGAAGTGGAGAAATATGTGGAACGGGTAATAAAGATGCACGCTTCTGAAACCAGGGGAAAGGATAAGAAAAAGAAGACAGAAGAGTGAGGAAAATATGGTCACTCTTGATGAGTCCATAATTGCGCGTCTTAAGACACATGGAAAAACTTTTGAGGTTTTTGTAGAACCTGAGGGAGCACTGGCATATAAAAAAGGCGACCCTGTGAAGATCGAGAATATCCTGGCAGTGGAAGAAGTCTTCGAAGATGCTAAGAATGGTGACAGGCCAAATGAACAGGACGTTATTAATGCTTTCGGGACGACCGATGCATTGAAGATCGCTGAAAAAATAATCACGGATGGAGAGCTTCATCTTACAACCGAACAGAAAAAGAAGATACAGGATGAAAAAAGGCATCGTGTAATAAGCATCATTGCGACCAATGCCATCAATCCCCAGACAAAAGGTCCGCATCCGCCAGCACGCATTGAAGCTGCCATGAATGAAGCTGGTGTGCATATCGACCCGATGAAAAACGTGGATGAACTTGTAGAGATCGCGATGAAAGCGATAAGACCTATTATCCCGATACGATTTGAGGAAGTAAAGATCGCTATTAAGCTTCCGGCAGAATACGCTGTAAAATCCTATGGAAGCGTTGCAGGATTTGGAACCCTGACAAAGCAGGAATGGCAAAATGACGGTTCCTGGATCGGTGTTTTAACTATTCCGGCAGGAAGACAGGATGAATTGTACAGCCTCCTGAACCGGGTGACAAAAGGGAGTGCGGAAACAAAGTTCTTAAAGTGATGTAAATGGATAAAAAATTAGTAATTCCGGGTGAATTCTTATCAGATGATATAAAGCTTGCTGATGAGGGTACATATGTTGAAGATAATAAAGTATTTTCATCTGTCTTTGGTATAGCATCATTGAAAAACCATATCAAAGTCGTGCCGCTGTCAGGAAAATATATACCCAGACATGGCGACCTTATTATAGGCATAATAAGCGAAGTCTCTTTTTCGAACTGGATAGTTGATATCCGGTCCCCTTATGAGGGTTTATTGCATATATCCGAATTTCCAAGACGAATAGATAACTCCGAAATGTCAAAATATCTTAAAGTCGGCGATTCAATAATGACGCTTGTTAAGGACGTTGACCAGAGCATGAAGGTCGAACTTACATTGAATGACCAGAGACTGAGGCAGATAAAAGACGGCCGTGTCATTGAAGTAACACCTTCCAAGGTGCCAAGATTAATAGGCAGAAGCGGCTCGATGATCGCTATGCTGAAAAATGAGACTAACTGCAATATATTTATCGGGCAAAATGGCAGGGTATGGCTTACAGGTAAAGATAAGAATCTCGATCTTGCAGTACGGACGATCCAGAAGATCGAAAAAGAATCTCATATTCCGGGTTTGACAGACAGGATAGTTAACTTCCTGAAAGAAGCAAAAGGGATACCAGTCAAACAACAGGTAAAAAAGAAAACGAAAAAAGAAGAGGACAGGTGGCACGAACAGGAACCTGCAGAGGAAACTGTCGATGAAAAGATGACAGAAGAAACGGTCATGGAAGATGCAGAAGAACCTGAGAACGTTGAAGAGAATAAATCCGGCGGGATTCTGGATGAACTGCTGGATAAATAATATGTCTTGTATAAAATTATAAGGAACGAGGAAGAAAGAGAAGAGGAATCATATGGTAAAACCAGAAAAGTTAATTGAAAACGGTATTCGCCTTGATGGCAGAAAACCAGATGAAATAAGACCCATCAAAATAAAGGTGGGCGTTTTGAACAGGGCTGACGGTTCATGTTATTTTGAATTCGGAGGAAACAAGGTAATTGCAGCAGTATACGGGCCGCGGGAAGTACATCCCCGGCACCAGCAGAAATCAACAAGCGCAGTTGTTCGGTACAGGTATAATATGGCATCGTTCTCGGTTGAAGAACGAAAACGTCCCGGACCTGACAGGAGAAGCATTGAAGTCTCAAAGGTGAGCAGGGAAGCCCTCGAACCTGTTATCTTCCAGGAATATTTTCCCCGTTCAGCCATAGATATCTTCGTAGAAGTCCTCCAGGCTGATGCAGGTACAAGGACGGCAGGAATTAATGCCGCATCCATAGCTCTTGCAGATGCGGGCATACCAATGAGAAGCCTGGTTTCGGCCTGCGCGGTTGGTAAGATCGATGATACCCTTGTTCTTGACCTGAATAAAGATGAAGACAACTATGGGCAGGCTGATATGCCAATTGCCATGACCCCGGATGGGAAGATCACACTATTGCAGATGGACGGTCATCTTACCAGGGACGAATTCAGGGAAGGTCTTGAAATGGCAAAGAAAGGATGTCTTGAGATAGCGCAATTGCAAAGAACCGCACTTATGGAAAAATATTCCCCCCTGATAGAAGGTGAAGTCAATGAGTAATGAAATAATGTCGGAGCTTCGTAAAGATTATATTTATAATCTGATGATCAAAGGGGAAAGAGAGGATGGGCGAAAATTTGATGAGTACAGGGAGATAACAATTGATACAAATGTTATTGAAAAGGCAGAGGGCTCCGCACGCGTCAAACTCGGGGATACACATGTGGTTGTCGGCGTTAAGATCCAGCCCGGCGCGCCTTTTCCTGACACGCCCGACAAAGGGGTGATCATTACAAATCTTGAACTTATCCCTCTTGCTTCACCTGTATTTGAATCAGGCCCTCCGAGGGAAGATGCCATAGAACTTGCCAGGGTAGTTGACAGGGGCATCCGTGAATCAGAGTCTATTGATCTTTCAAAGCTGTGTATAACACCTGGAGAAAAAGTATGGATGGTTTTCATTGATGTTCATGTCCTTGATGATGGAGGGAACATTATGGATGCTGCATCCCTGGGAGCCATAGCGGCTTTAATGACAGCAAAATTACCGGCACAAAGATTTGGTGTGGGAGAAGACACGCCTGTTCCCATGAGGGACGTACCTGTTGCCGTAACTGCGGTTGAGATCGGCGGAGCCATTATGCTTGACCCTTCACTTGATGAACAAAGCATATCAGGAACAAAACTGACCGTAATTTCCAACCAGGATGGCGGATTATCAGGCATGCAAAAGAGCGGTGTTTCGCCACTTACAAGTGAACAGATAAATTATATAGTGGATATTTCAATTGAGAAGGCAAAAGAATTAAGAGAAAAATTCCTGGAGATATAATCATGGCAAAAATCAGCTCAAAAGGACATAAATCAAGATCTGCCGGAAGATTTGGAACAAGATACGGAACAAAGGCCAGAAAAATTATTGGCGATACTGAAGAGAAAATGCGGGCCGAATACACATGTTCCAAATGCGGCGCAAAGAAAATAGCAAGGATTGGTACAGGAATATGGCAGTGCTCCAAATGTGAACACACATTCGCCGGAGGCTCATATGTTCCACAAAGTCCTGCTCATACAACAGTCTTAAGAGCAGTTCAGGGTGTAAAAGCTGAAATTAATAAACAATTAGATTCAGCAAGATAAGGATACAGTATGGTTTATAAATGTACCCGTTGCAAGCGGGCAGTGGAAATAGACTATGAATATAGCGGTGTCCGTTGCCCTTATTGCGGCCATAGAATCCTTGTCAAGGAAAGACCTGTAGTTGTAAAACAGGTCAAAGCCGAATGATCATTACCACTGCACGAAAACCATCATCAAAAACACGAACATTCTGCAAACATTTAGGCAGGTTCACGGGCTGGAAATATGTGACCCGCGGAAAAGCCAGCCTTCAGGAGTTTGCAGATAAATCTTTTTTATTAGTAGGTGAATACAAAGGAAACCCTGGCAGTTTTAGTTTTTTTTTTAAAGAAAAGTGTGTCCTCTCGATTCGTGCCAATGTATCACTCGATAAAGATATTGGAACCGGGATTGAACCTGTAATCCAGGGAAATAATTCCCTTGCGCTTGATCTTGGTAAAGTGACAGGATTAAGAACCGGAGAAGGGGAAAAATCAAACAGGATTATTATGGTCGATGATAATATTGAATTTACAAGTGATGGTGAATACTATATTAAATTAAAAGTACTGGAAGTACGAGGCGAGGGTAGTCATAGTGTTTGACCTGTTCAAGAAAGAAGAGATCAATTCCCTGAAAGCAAGAATATCACAGCTTGAGGAAGAGAACAGGGTACTCTCCCTGCAGCTTGGTAAAAGGGATGAAAAAACAAAAAAAACGATCGCAATAAAACAGGATGTCGATCGGGAATTAAATGAAGCCATAAATAAGATATCTTCACTTACTAATGAGATACAGGCGCTCAAAAAAGAAACATCACAGGAGTTTAAATTGAAATTATCCGAAAGCATGTCCAAAAACAGGCTTGAGGAAATAATTTTCTTTATCAGCACAATGAGGTCGAAGATTTCGACATTAATAACAGTTTACCTGGGAAAAGATAAGGCGCTTGCGGATGTGGCAGGAGAAACGGTAAAACTTTTTGACAGTCCATCTTTGCACCTTATTGAAAAAATAGAATCATCCACTGGAAAAATAATTTTTTACGATACCAACGGGATCGTTGGCCTGGTAATAATACCGGTTTTCCCAATCCTTACTTCAGAATGCATTCTAAGCACACAATTCGATCTTGAACCTTTAAAACAAAATCTTGAATATGAAAAAATACTTGTTATCAATACCCATGCAGGTGAGACCATTATAGGAATTGTCGAAGCTGATACTTTTGTGGAGCATGAGATCGTAAGAAGCAGCGTTATGGGGAAACATAAACAGGGAGGATGGAGCCAGAAGCGATTCCAGAGCCTGGTTGAAGAGGATATCAAACATCATGCGAATAAAGTGAGGTCTGCACTTGACCCGATTCTTTCAAAGCATAAGGATATCCAATATGTCCTTGCAGGCGGTGAGGGTAAATTGATAAAAATGATAACGGAAGGATATGATTTTCCCCTGGTTATGAAGAGTATGGATACAATTTCAAATAAGAATGTTGATCAGGTCTTGAGGGATGTACTGGCAGTCAGATGTTACTGGTTTTGATACCAGAAACAATTAACCTGCCATGTATAAATATGAGGATGTAAATAGTTAAAGTGTCTTGAGGATAAAAAATTCGAACCAAAAAAAGGATATTCAAATAGACGAAGATACCTTAAAGAATACTACTAAATGCAAAAAAGATTTTTCCTGCATATCCGATAGAAAAGATAAACTCTGCAAGGTTGAACTTAGTGTCGATAATAAAATACATTTTGTGAAATGCATGAACAATGAACCCTGTAATTACAGGGTACCGTTTGGTTATTCTTTTGTTTGTGTATGTCCTGTGAGGAAAGAACTCTTTAATCGCTATAATATCTAATTATTCTAATATCTGATGTCAGAATATGCATGACCTTTGCCTTGAGCAGGATTCGGAAATCGTGCAGTCCCGAATATAAAAATATATATGTATCATGTCCTATCTTAGACGATTAATAGTGCGAAATGAGATGCAAGAATGACTAAAAAGATCAAACTCTCTGAACTTGGAAGCCTGATTGGTGGCGATATTGAAGCCCTTGAAGGAGTAAGAATAGAAGGCGATGTTGAAATAGACCTCGGACAAATGGGTATGAATCCCCAGATGGCATATGCATTAGGCCATGAAACTGCGCAAATGGCTCTTCACTTGATGAATATTTCAAGAATATTGGGTTATCCCATTGATCAGGTATTAGGAGGCCAGCAGGTTGCGGCCCCAAAGAAGTTAAGTAAATTAACCGAGTCGAAATTCAGCGTTGGAACAATAGAGGAATGGAAAACTCCTATCCAGGAAGTCGTGCTGGGAGCAACTTCATCAGACGGTGGAAGCAGGAAGAGTACTATAACACTTGGAGGGGAAAAAGCCCTTCCTTATTATTTTGATAGCCCGATGCCGCATCGCAATCATATCACTATGGATGTTTTTGATATGCCCATCAACATGGCAAAAGCAGTAAAATCCAACTATGAGGACGTTATCAACAGTCCGGCAGAATGGGCAAAGAAAGTTGTCCGGGATTTTGGCGCTGATATGGTTACAATTCATCTTATCAGTACTGATCCTAACATCAAGGACACATCCCCTGCGCAGGCTGCAAAAACCGTGGAAGAAGTCCTGCAGGCAGTGGATGTGCCTATTGTAATCGGCGGTTCGGGTAATCCTGAAAAAGATCCTGCTGTTCTTGAGAAAGCGGCTGAGGTCGCTGAAGGTGAACGATGCCTTCTTGCGTCGGCCAGTTTGAACCTTGATTATGCAAGGATTGCTGAGGCTGCCAAGAAATATAATCATGTTGTGCTCTCATGGACGCAGCTTGAGATT
This genomic interval from Candidatus Methanoperedens sp. contains the following:
- the psmA gene encoding archaeal proteasome endopeptidase complex subunit alpha, giving the protein MQMAPQMGYDRAITVFSPDGRLFQVEYAREAVKRGTTAVGVKAVDGVALLVDKRVTSKLLEAESIEKIFQIDDHIGAATSGLVADARALIDRARVEAQINKVTYDELIGVEVLSKKICDFKQSYTQYGGVRPFGTALLIAGVDDHRARLFETDPSGALLEYKATSIGSGRTETMEVFEKKYTDDIKLEDAIILGLDALHSTTEGVFNASTIEVGIIELSTRKFRKLTPAEVEKYVERVIKMHASETRGKDKKKKTEE
- a CDS encoding ribosome assembly factor SBDS, yielding MVTLDESIIARLKTHGKTFEVFVEPEGALAYKKGDPVKIENILAVEEVFEDAKNGDRPNEQDVINAFGTTDALKIAEKIITDGELHLTTEQKKKIQDEKRHRVISIIATNAINPQTKGPHPPARIEAAMNEAGVHIDPMKNVDELVEIAMKAIRPIIPIRFEEVKIAIKLPAEYAVKSYGSVAGFGTLTKQEWQNDGSWIGVLTIPAGRQDELYSLLNRVTKGSAETKFLK
- a CDS encoding S1 RNA-binding domain-containing protein — encoded protein: MDKKLVIPGEFLSDDIKLADEGTYVEDNKVFSSVFGIASLKNHIKVVPLSGKYIPRHGDLIIGIISEVSFSNWIVDIRSPYEGLLHISEFPRRIDNSEMSKYLKVGDSIMTLVKDVDQSMKVELTLNDQRLRQIKDGRVIEVTPSKVPRLIGRSGSMIAMLKNETNCNIFIGQNGRVWLTGKDKNLDLAVRTIQKIEKESHIPGLTDRIVNFLKEAKGIPVKQQVKKKTKKEEDRWHEQEPAEETVDEKMTEETVMEDAEEPENVEENKSGGILDELLDK
- a CDS encoding exosome complex exonuclease Rrp41; the protein is MVKPEKLIENGIRLDGRKPDEIRPIKIKVGVLNRADGSCYFEFGGNKVIAAVYGPREVHPRHQQKSTSAVVRYRYNMASFSVEERKRPGPDRRSIEVSKVSREALEPVIFQEYFPRSAIDIFVEVLQADAGTRTAGINAASIALADAGIPMRSLVSACAVGKIDDTLVLDLNKDEDNYGQADMPIAMTPDGKITLLQMDGHLTRDEFREGLEMAKKGCLEIAQLQRTALMEKYSPLIEGEVNE
- a CDS encoding exosome complex protein Rrp42 codes for the protein MSNEIMSELRKDYIYNLMIKGEREDGRKFDEYREITIDTNVIEKAEGSARVKLGDTHVVVGVKIQPGAPFPDTPDKGVIITNLELIPLASPVFESGPPREDAIELARVVDRGIRESESIDLSKLCITPGEKVWMVFIDVHVLDDGGNIMDAASLGAIAALMTAKLPAQRFGVGEDTPVPMRDVPVAVTAVEIGGAIMLDPSLDEQSISGTKLTVISNQDGGLSGMQKSGVSPLTSEQINYIVDISIEKAKELREKFLEI
- a CDS encoding 50S ribosomal protein L37ae, coding for MMAKISSKGHKSRSAGRFGTRYGTKARKIIGDTEEKMRAEYTCSKCGAKKIARIGTGIWQCSKCEHTFAGGSYVPQSPAHTTVLRAVQGVKAEINKQLDSAR
- a CDS encoding DNA-directed RNA polymerase subunit P, yielding MVYKCTRCKRAVEIDYEYSGVRCPYCGHRILVKERPVVVKQVKAE
- the cdhD gene encoding CO dehydrogenase/acetyl-CoA synthase subunit delta; this translates as MTKKIKLSELGSLIGGDIEALEGVRIEGDVEIDLGQMGMNPQMAYALGHETAQMALHLMNISRILGYPIDQVLGGQQVAAPKKLSKLTESKFSVGTIEEWKTPIQEVVLGATSSDGGSRKSTITLGGEKALPYYFDSPMPHRNHITMDVFDMPINMAKAVKSNYEDVINSPAEWAKKVVRDFGADMVTIHLISTDPNIKDTSPAQAAKTVEEVLQAVDVPIVIGGSGNPEKDPAVLEKAAEVAEGERCLLASASLNLDYARIAEAAKKYNHVVLSWTQLEINAQKELNRKLMKQCGVARENILMDPTTAALGYGLDYAYTNMERIRLAGLSGDTELNFPMSSGTTNAWGAREAWMTASPLKEDSDWGPREYRGPIWEIITGLTLSLAGNDLFMMMHPTAVQVLKEITQTLYGLKETEQLNIDNWITAVV